From the genome of Haladaptatus caseinilyticus:
CTCTCGAACGACTCAATGACGCGAGCCGTGAGCTGATAGACAGCGATACGGAGACGATTAGTAACCATATTGCTGAGCTCACACGTGATGTTCTCGGTGTCGAATTCGTCGCACTCTGGCGCTATGACGAAACGGTTGGTGAACTTCGAGAGGATGTCTGCCACACGGCTTTCGAGACAGACCTCGATGTACGTTTTCCCGCCGACTTTTCGAACCACGTTTGGCAAACATTCATCGGCGACGATCTCGATGTCGAAAATCACCTCGACTTTCCCAAGAGTTCATCATCGACGGTGCCACTGCAAAGTCGTGTGCTCGTTCCTTTGGGAAGCCACGGAGTTATCTGTGCTGGCTCGACGCGGACTGGAACGTTCGACGAGCAAACAATCGAACTCGTGGAAACGGTCGCTGCGACTGTCAAAACGGCATGGGATCGTGCCGAAGGCGAACAGGAGTTGAAACGGCAAAACCAAGAATTAGCACGTCTTGATCAGCTTAACTCCCTCATTCGGCAGATTGATCAAGCACTCGTGCAGGCCGATACAGTCACTGAGATTGATCAGTCAGTCTGTGAGCAACTAGCGGATTCTGATCTCTTCGAGTTTGCATGGATTGGCGAATTTGATGCGATCAGAGAAACAATTGAACCACGACAGTGGGCCGGTATTGATAGTAGCATTGTGGAGAATCGTACGATTACCATCGACGACAGCACTACTAATCAAAATCCCGTGGCTACCACAGTTGCCACTCGAGATCCGCAGGTCGTTGCGGATATTGCCACCGATAGACGAATTGGTTCGTGTCGAGAGGCCATTCTTGAGGAAGGTGCCCGTTCATGCATCAGTATTCCACTGCTCTATGAAGAAACGCTGTATGGCGTTCTCACTGTCTATATTGCGCAGCCACAGCCGAATGAACGCAATCAGCAGGTAATGGATGAACTTGGTCGAACGGTTGCCCATGCAATTCATGCCGCCCAGAAACAAGAGACTGCACAGACGGACAGTGTCGTTGAGCTCACGCTCCAGTTTCAGGCGCCGGGAACGGTGCTCGCGCGACTCGCTCGGGATGCTGCTGTCCAACTCCGATTCAAGGGCATTGTTCCCACTGGGAACGGTTCTTTACACATATTTTTCACCGGAGATCGGACGTCGGTTGATGAGATTCAAGATGCAGGAACTGATCTCTCTGGGATTTCAGCACTCACGTGTGTCGCCGAGCACGATGAGACATGTATGTACAAAGCAACCGTGTCTACTTCGCCGATTGTATCACAACTTGCCACGCAAAAGGGGACGGTACGCACGCTCATCTTCGATAGAAATACTACGGTTGCGGTCGTAGATCTCCCGTCTGCCGCTGACGTTCGAGGCTACATTGATGATCTCCAGCGTACCTATTCCTCGGTACAGCTCACGTCTCGTCGCTCGTGTGACCGGTCGCCCGAAACAGTCCAGGATGTACAGATGGCGATCAAAGAACCACTTACAGATCGCCAAACGGGTGTACTCAAGCTTGCATATTTGAGTGGATTTTTCGAATCACCGCGGACAAACACAGGCCAAGAGATTGCGGACATGCTGGACGTTTCCCCACCGACATTTACACAGCATCTTCGGGCAGCTCAGCAGAAGGTCTTCGCACTTGCATTCGACGAGGAGTGACGCAATCTCTCTCAGATTCAGTATCTAGGTACCCTATTGACTTCCATTTCAGTATCATGGTATAAGATCCTTGTAGCATCCCTCTCTAAATAGTGCTAATGACCGAGGACGTTTCCAATGAGAATCGATCAGTCAATCTTGAACAGACGCTCCGAGCAGATCGAGTTGGATATGATCCAGAGACAGAGACCTATTACGCTCAATACGATACAGAGAATGTCGAGAATTTAACGACCACGATTGTTCGATCAGTGTCGGCAGTCACAGGAAATCCACCTCGGGAGTTCGATCCATTATACGACGTGATTGATCCGGATGCACTCAAAGATCTGTTTGACAAACCCAGACGCAACGCACCCAATCACGATGGAGTGTATGTCACCTTCAAATTCGCATCGTGCGAAATAGCAATTAACTGGGACGGTGAAATTCAAGTCACCCCACCATAGGACGTCTCATCGGCATCAAACGAAGGGTGAAATCTTGCCCGGGACAGTAATCCTAGCTCTGAAAATGCGTCAGTAGCGATTCGACTCGCGGATCGTCACGATAGCGGATTGTTTCACTCCGTTTGTCAAACTCAACGAGTCCGATGTCAGCGAGCTTTGGAAGATGATGGTGGAAGAGCGTGATTTCGATCTCATTGAAAGAATCAGTCTTATTGTCGTTTTCTCGCGCTGCGATATCCTCAACCAGTTCTTGCATCGTTGCACTGTTGGACGATGTGTTGGATAGATAGGCAATCACACAACGTCTCCGTCGGTTAGTGAGGGCCGAAAAGAAATGATCCGGAATGTCGTGGAAGGAGACGTCCTGATGGTCGGTCTGTTCCTCTGGGGGATGCGAGTCAGAATCATCGTTTTCAGTAGGAAAGTCCGTCATTGTCTGCTAGCTTAACCTGATTCTACAAAACTACTGGGGCAACTCACAGGAAGCAATTGGCGTGTTCTCATGACGATCACGAAAGCCACGTAGACGGATTGGCTCGGTATTCTCGACAAGTTCAGTGGCGATAACAACGTATGTTTCTAATACGATTCTCGTTGACTGTCGATAGGTGGTTCGTTACAATGTTGTAAAGAGGGGGATCGCGACAGCGATCCTCTCCGTTTCGCAGAAAAAAGACGTACTCCACCGTAACCAACCGATTACAACCACCATGTGTCACCGGCAACGCGTGGGGGATGCCGTTCTCCAGCACTGCCGTCGGCGCAAAACACGTCTACCCCTGCCCCTCGCCCGCTCCTGCCGACCTCGCTCATCTCATCGAAACAGAAGGCGTTACGCTTACTGCCGGCGTCCCCACCGTCTGGCTCGGACTCCTCAACCATATCGAAAACCACGACGTCGATCTTTCTTCACTCGAACGAATCGTCATCGGCGGGAGCGCTGCCCCAAAATCCGTTATCGAGCGGTTTGACGATCTCGGTGTCGAAGTCATCCATGCATGGGGGATGACCGAGACTGCACCCATCGGTACCGTCGCCCAATTAAAAGCCGACTTCGAAGACAGCCCTCGACAGGACCGCTTTGAGAAACGAGTTAAACAAGGGCTGGTCGTCCCCGGCCTTGAATTCAAGGTCGTAGACGACCATGGCGAAGAAGTCCCATGGAACGGTGATGACTTCGGTGAACTCTATATCCGCGATCCATGGGTTACGGACTCATATTTTGACCCCCCGACACGAACGAAGAGGATTTCGAGGGCTCATGGCTGAAAACCGGTGATATCGTTACTGTCGATGAAGATGGATACATCGAGATGGTGGACCGCGCCAAAGACGTCATCAAATCCGGTGGCGAATGGATTTCCTCGGTCGAACTGGAGAACTCACTCATGGCGCACGATGATGTCGCAGAAGCAACCGTCATCGGAGTACCACACGAACGCTGGCAGGAACGCCCCGTCGCATTTGTCGTCCCGACTGAGGGTGCAGATACTACTGATGCCCTGAAAGAGGAGGTCCTTTCAGTCGTCCGTGAAGAGTATCCGAAGTGGTGGGCGCCCGACGAAGTTCTGTTTATCGACGAAGTCTCAAAAACGACAACCGGGAAATTTGACAAAAAAGTACTGCGCGACGAATATGCTGATCTGTCCCTGGTCGAGGGGAAGACCCCGAGCCGAGAGTAACAGCAATCCGTTCCACGAAGAATTCCATACTAGCGGTGGATGTTGTCGTGTCCATTCGCCTGATTAACTCTAGCAAGGTGTTAGACCAACCACGAACAACACAGTCCGTAATACAGACCGTCTCCGTTTTGATGGGATATCGGCTGGTACTCTCCAACTACCCTAATACAGCAAAAGAGTGAACGGAGATTAGAAGTAGAGATCGGCGATACGATCAGCAGTCCGTAGTGCAAGTGCCTGGCCACTATTCGTCGGGTTCGGGCCGCCAAGCCCGTTCGCCAGCGCAGAGTGATCGGCGACGAATAGTCGATCGACGTTCTTTGCCTCGGCGTTCGAATCGAGCACCTTGCCCATGCGCATGGATGACTGCATGTGCAGGAGCAGTGGCGGCCAGTCACATCGGTGGACGTGCTCGGCGCCGGCTTCTTTGTGGATGCGGGCTGCAATACGCGAAAGTTCGTCGCGCTTTGCATCATCTTCCGGATGTGGCTCCCATTTGACCTTCGGTACCGCGCCGTGTTCATCGGAGAACGTATTGTCAAGCGAGATTCCGTTGTCTTGGCGCGGTAGATCGTCGGTGAGGATCAACAGCGCCTTTGTCTGTCGGTAATTGGACATCCGACGCTTTAGTTCCTTTCCGACAACGTAGCCACGGGTATCCCACGGTTCGTCCGGGTCAACCGGCGTGTCGAAGCTGTACCCCGCCTGGCTGAACAGATAGTCGGCATAGGAGACGAGGCCAGGTGACATCCCAATGTCTTCCATGCCGCCGACGCCGGGTTTATCGAATCTGACTGCAGAGTTCTGCCCGATATACGGATCCATGTGTTTCATATCGGGATTGATGTCCTCGATGGTCTCCTCGTCGTAGACGCCGACGACCCAGTCGAACCAGTGTGTCGTCAGCCCTTTGCCGACCCAGCCGTCATCCGGAAGCCCTGCGTTAAGCCACAGTCGCGGCGTCTCGATACAACCACCGGCAAGGATAATGGTATCCGCCTCGACGGTCTGCGTTTGGCCAGACCAGCTGTCGCGGAACGTGACGCCGGTCGCTTCGATACTCCCGAATCCTTCCTTAGTTTCGACGTCCGTAACGTAGGCGTTCGGTCGGATGGCGACGTTCCCCTTCGTGGCATCTTTATTAGTATCGAGGGCACGAGGCACGTAGCCCACATTGCTGGATTTTCGGGCTTTGTCACGCACAGGCGCGTCTATGGGTGTCGACGACCCCTGGAAGTGATCGCCAACGAGCGTATCACCGCGGAAGCCGTCGTCGTAGCTGAACGACCCCTCGTACTCAGAATTGAGGGGTTCGCCGGTTGCGGTTTGTCGCCCGGGCACTTCGACCGCGTTGGCCTGCGGTCGCCATCCGGTTTCGGTCACATTCTTCGTCTCGATGAGCGGGTAGCCCGCGTTTGTTGCTCCTTCAATGAACACCTCCTCTTTGCCCGTCATTGGGGCCTGCTGGGTGCTCGTATTCTCTTCGTTGAGTTGGTAGTAGGGAACAAGCTCCTCGTAATCGATGGGCCAGTGAGGTTGTTCGTTGATCGCGTAGGGGTACGCTCGCGGGTGGTTGGCGAAGTAGTGCAGCGATGTCCCGCCGACCGCGCTGATCTGCCAGATGAACGCGTTCTGGTGGAGGTTCCGGAACCACGGCGCCCGCGAGTGATCGGCGGGTCCAACTCGGAGGTACCCCCATGTCGGGTCATTCGCGTCGGCTTCGCGGTGCGTGAATTGCTCGTCTAATAACTTACCATCAAGGTCGTCTGGGTCTGTACTCACCGTTCCGCCTGCGTCGGCGTGGGGTTTTGGCCATTGCTTGTTGCCGTGCCATGCACCGCCTTCCAAGACGAGTACATCTAGGCCGTGGTCGTTAGCGAGTTTCCATGCGGCAGCAGGACCATCAGCACCGGCCCCAACAACGACGACATCAGGATCCCGCATCAGTTCTCACCTCCGATACCGGAGAGGACGTCATCGCCGGAGAGATCGTCAGGCAAGTTCAGTTCATCCGCGTCTGGATCGGCGAATCCGCCGTCGACCGCGTGTCGCCAGTCAGCTGCATAGCCCAGAGCCGGCCCCGGATAGTCGCTCTGTTTGCGGCTCTGAACCGCTCCAGCGGGCTTCTGCATCTTACGTTCATTGGGAGTTTCGGTTTTCGTGCTGCCGTAGCCGGACCACTCGGTGTAGTAGCCAAATCCGTGAAGTCCATTGACAGCCATGAC
Proteins encoded in this window:
- a CDS encoding HalOD1 output domain-containing protein — protein: MTEDVSNENRSVNLEQTLRADRVGYDPETETYYAQYDTENVENLTTTIVRSVSAVTGNPPREFDPLYDVIDPDALKDLFDKPRRNAPNHDGVYVTFKFASCEIAINWDGEIQVTPP
- a CDS encoding DUF7344 domain-containing protein; protein product: MTDFPTENDDSDSHPPEEQTDHQDVSFHDIPDHFFSALTNRRRRCVIAYLSNTSSNSATMQELVEDIAARENDNKTDSFNEIEITLFHHHLPKLADIGLVEFDKRSETIRYRDDPRVESLLTHFQS
- a CDS encoding GMC oxidoreductase codes for the protein MRDPDVVVVGAGADGPAAAWKLANDHGLDVLVLEGGAWHGNKQWPKPHADAGGTVSTDPDDLDGKLLDEQFTHREADANDPTWGYLRVGPADHSRAPWFRNLHQNAFIWQISAVGGTSLHYFANHPRAYPYAINEQPHWPIDYEELVPYYQLNEENTSTQQAPMTGKEEVFIEGATNAGYPLIETKNVTETGWRPQANAVEVPGRQTATGEPLNSEYEGSFSYDDGFRGDTLVGDHFQGSSTPIDAPVRDKARKSSNVGYVPRALDTNKDATKGNVAIRPNAYVTDVETKEGFGSIEATGVTFRDSWSGQTQTVEADTIILAGGCIETPRLWLNAGLPDDGWVGKGLTTHWFDWVVGVYDEETIEDINPDMKHMDPYIGQNSAVRFDKPGVGGMEDIGMSPGLVSYADYLFSQAGYSFDTPVDPDEPWDTRGYVVGKELKRRMSNYRQTKALLILTDDLPRQDNGISLDNTFSDEHGAVPKVKWEPHPEDDAKRDELSRIAARIHKEAGAEHVHRCDWPPLLLHMQSSMRMGKVLDSNAEAKNVDRLFVADHSALANGLGGPNPTNSGQALALRTADRIADLYF